Within the Halobaculum limi genome, the region ACCGCCGTCACGGTGTACTGCACCGCCGCGGTCCGCCCGGGACGAAGCGCCGTCCCGAGGCGGGCGGGTTGCTCCGTCGCCAGCGCCGCGGGCACGCCGTCGATGAGGCGCAGGTCCGGCAACACGCCGTCGCCGTCGTTGCGGACGCGAAGCGTCACAGTCACCTCGTCGCCGGGGTCGGGCGAGGCGTCGGACACCTCCCGTTCGAGCGTCACGTCGAGTTCGGGTGCGGCGTCACCACGGGCGTAGGCGGCGAACGCGACGCCGAGCGCTCCCACGAGCACCAGCGGCGGGTGACGCAGGAGGACCCCGATACCGACCGGGACGAGTGCGAGCGCGGCCATCCCTGCCCATCGACCCGTCGGAACGACACCGCGGGGTCGGATCGCCTCCAGCGGGTCGACGTTGCGACCGTTCGCGCCGCTAGCGCCGTTCTCGTGGGGGCGACCGCTCATCGGCGCACCTCCTCGAGCGTGTCACGGACGGCGTCAATTCGCTGTCTCCCCGCCGCACGTGCCGCCTCGACGGCGTGGCGAGCGGTCGTGCGGCGGCCCGTTCCGTATCGGTCGGAGGTGTCGTCGTCGCGTCCGGGGCGGTCCTGGTCGCGAGCGGCCGCCAGTGCGTCGACCGACCGACGGACGCCGAATCGAAACTCCACGTCGGAGCCGATAAGACTCCGCACGCGTGCCGCGGGCGGCGGGGGCACGTCGGTTCCGAGGAACCACCCTGCGACTGGGTCGTCAGTCCACGTCCCGCCGTCGACGGCGGCCTCGACTTCGTCGGCAGTGTAGTCGCCGCGCGAGCGAAGCGTCTCGGCGGCGACCCGGTGGAGGTGGCGGTGAAACTCTCGGCGGCGCTTGATGCTGGATCGGGAGAGTCCCTTCGCGGAGACGAGTTCGTCGTCCTCGTCGCCGGGGACGGGCACCTCGTAGCGGTCCTCGGGGTCGCCCGTCTCGCTTGCACGAGCGTCGGTCGACCGCGCGTCGTTGGCGTAGCGAATCCCCTGAACCAGCGCGAGGACGCCCGCACCGGTGACGAACACGTACGTCAGGTCGAACAGGCCCGCGATGCCTCGTTGGACGACGACGACGAACCCGAACACGACGGCGACCGCGCCGACGATGGCGGTCGCCCTCATCGGGTGTCACCCCAGCGCGGCCCTCGGTCGCGGCCCGACTCGTCTGTGTCGTCGTCGCCGAGGCCGTCACCCGCGTACGCCGCCTCGATCCGGCGGAGTGCGTTGATGGCCTCGCGTTCACGCTCGGAAGTCGCGGGTTCGCCGCCGTAGCGAACCGCCTCGAACACGTCCGTCAGGGCCGTCACGTCCTCGCGGTCCATCCCGGCGTCGACGGCGGCAGCAGCGAACTCGGCAGGCGTCGTCGAGTGAGGGTTCTCTACCGGGAGGGCGGCGGTCATCTCGCGCCACGCGCGGTACACCTCGTTGTCGAGGTCGGCGTCTGACTCCAGTCGGTCGGCCGCCTGGCCCGCCCGGACGCCGACCTCGTGGCGGACTTCCGCTTGTGGTGGCTCCGGCGGGTCGTCGGCGAGCATCTCGTCGTCGTCGCCCGTCGAGACGAACAACAGGAGGACGCTCCCGATAATCGCGACGACAAGCAACAGGCCAACCAACAGCGTCGGCGTCGAAACAGCCTCACCGGCCGCGTTCGACCCCGATGACCCGCCGCCACCGGGTAGGAATGTCGCGTTTTCCGACATCGAGTCGCCGATGCCGAGTGCCAGTTGTGACGGGTCGGAGCCACACGAGATGAGGACCAAGTACAACACGCCCAGCGGGAACAGCGCCGAGGCGACGAACATCCCGCTGATGAGCCACGACTCAGTCGTGCGGTACATCGCGAGGAGGAAGCCGGCGACGCCGAGGAGCAACACGGCCTGCACGAGCGGTCTGGTGAGGAACTCGACGCACACGCGCAGCGACAGGCGAGCTTCACCAGACGGCTCGTCGCCGCCGAGGTCGAGCATCCCGTCGTCGTCCTGGCCGACGCCGGCGTCGTCGGGCACCGTGCCCGCGCCGAAGCCGCCGCTCGGAGTCGTCGTCGTCGCCGAGTCCAAGGTGGCGGCAGCGACGCCCAAGGCGAGCACCGCGAGGAGGGCAAGCGCCGCAGTGGCCAGCGTTCGTCTATCCACGTGTGGGTCGGTAACGCGGGCCTGGTGTCAAAGGTTTCGACAGGATGGGGGACCCGTCGCCGTCCAGTGATCCGGAGAGGCCGATCAAAGGATGTTGACGTAACCAACACACATATATATGAATAGTAGCGAGCGAGTATCAGTAGATGTCAGAGGGGGTGCAGGGCACGCAGACCGCTCACGGAATCGGGGGACAAACAGAGCGGTGTGAGTCGTTTCGACACCTCCACGCCGCGACTCGTCGGATGATGAGCGCCGAGTCGGCGAGTGCGGTCGCCGCAGTCGCGGTCGAGGCGGGGAGAGACGTCTTAGGCTTCGAATTGAACGGCGTCCGACTCGTCAGGCAACGGCCGACGCGACTCGTCCCCGTGGCGTACGACGACGGCGTCGTGGACGTTGCCGGCGACCTGGGTGAGTACCGCCACGGAGAGTGCGTCCACTGGGACGCCCTCGACGCCGGCGAACCCGTCGTGTATCAAGACCTGAGTGAACTCGACGCCGACGGCGACCTCTCGGGTGAGGGGAGTATGCTGGTGTGTCCGCTCGGCGACCACGGCGTTCTCACGGTGGGGACGCTCGACGAGAACGCCATCGACGACGAGGCCGTCGCCGCCGCACAGGTGCTCGCAACGAACACCGAGGCGGCGTTGGACCGGGCCGAGCGTGAGCGACGCCTCCAACGAGAGCGTGAGCGTCTCGACCGCTTCGCGGGCATCGTCGCCCACGAGTTCCGCAACCCCGTCACTATCGCAGCGGGCCACCTCGAAGTGGCCGAAGACAAGCACGTGGGCGAGGCCGACCCGCACATCGACGTGAGTAAGCGGGCCGTCGATCGGATGGACCGCCTCATCGACAGCCTCCTCGAGATGGTCACCGGCGGCGAGTACATCGACGAGACCGAACAGGTGTCGGTCACGGCGCTTGCACAGGACGTGTGGGCGGTGTCGCCGTCGCTGCACGGACGGCTTCACTGCCCCGACCCCGTCACGGTCGAGGCAGACCCCCACCGACTTCGGACGGTCCTCGAAAATCTCCTCGGGAACGCTGTCGCCAACGCGGCGTCGGACGTGACTGTCACCGTCGGGACGCTCGACGACCGCGCGGGCTTTTTTGTCGCCGACGACGGCCCCGGGTTCGACCCACTCGCTCCCGACCGACTGTTCGAGTACGGTGCGACGGCCGACGCCGAGGGGACGGGTCTGGGCCTCGCCATCGTCCGCGACGTCGCGGAGGCACACGGCTGGCGCGTTCGGGCGACGCTCGCGGACGACGGCGGCGCACGCGTGGAGTTCCACACCGACCCGAACTACGGCGAGTAGCGACCCGGACGCGATCGCGCTCAGTACGTCAACAGCACCTGCACCGCCGACGCGGGGTCGTCGTCGAGGATGTCGTACGCCTCCGGCGCCTCCGACACTGGCAGGCGATGGGTGACGAGACGCTCCGTCTCGATATCGCGAAGGCGTCGCCACGCGGTCTGGAGTCGTCGACTCACGCTCCAGCGACCGCGGCGTTCGGGTGCGAGCGTGCTCACCTGACTCGCACGCAGGTCGATTCGACTCCGGTGGAAGCGGTCGTCGAGGCTGAGCGTCACCGGTTTCGTCCCGTACCACGACCCGACGACCACGCGACCGTCGTAGCCGGTGGCCGCGATAGCGTCGTCGAGCGCCGCCGGGTTCCCCGACAGTTCGTACGTGAGGTCGGCGCGGCCGGGCTCCGCCGCCGTGTCACGCGCCGCACCGGTGAACGAGTCGGTGGACGGGTCGAACAGGTCGGCGAGGTCCGTCGTCGACGGCGACACCGACCGGTCGGCACCCAGTGCGGTCGACAACTCGCGTCGCGAGTCGTGAATCTCGACGGTCACCAGTTCCTCCAGCGGGAACGTCGACAGTATCGCGGTCGTCAACAGGCCGATGACGCCCTGGCCGACGACGACCGCACGCTCACCGAGCGCCGGTTCGCCGTCGTGGACGAGCGTCACCGCCGTCTCGACGTTCGGGAGAAACACCGCTTGCTCGGGCGAGATACCGTCGGGAACTCGACAGACTGCGTCGACGCCGACGGTGAACTCGCTGGCGTGCGGGTGAAAGGCGAGGACGGTCTCGCCGCGCCACTCCGGGTCGACGTCGTCGCCGATACCGGTGACGGTGCCGACGGTCGCGTAGCCGTACGGAAACGGGTACGAGAACGACCCGCCGAGCGATTCGAGCGTCTCGTCGGCAGCCGTCTCGGGGCTCACTTCGCCGCGGTACAACAGGAGTTCGGTGCCGGGGCTGATGGCCGAGACGGACGCCTCAACGACGAGTTCGTCCGGATCGGGGTCGGAGACGCTCGTCTCGCGAACGGCTACCTCGTAGGGTGCGGTGAAGTACACCGTTCGTGCCACGCGTTACGCCACCTCCGAACGGATGGCGACACGGAATCGGTTTGAACGCAAGCGCCGATGGGACCGAATCCGACGGACGGCGTGGGCTGTCATCTTCGGAATCAAGGGACGAGGTGGCATAAATACTGGCCACCGGCCGGGGTCACTCGGACTTGGGAGCGCCGACGGTGAGGACCGGCACGTCCGCGAGGCGCACCACCCGTGCGGTGACGCTCCCGAGCAGGTATCGCTCCAGTCCCGTCCGTCCGTGGGTGCCCATCACGATGAGGTCGATGTCGGCGTCCTCGGCGTACTCGAGTATCTCCCGGTGAATCATCCCCGACCGAACCGCAGTCTCGACCGTAACGCCGGCACTTTCTCCCCGTTCGGCGATAGCCTCGACTGACTCCTTCGCGTCCGACTCCAGGGTGTCGTACATCGACCCGAATCCTTCGTTGACCGTGTACACGGGTTCGACGACCGCAAGCGCGTGCAGCGTCGCGTTGAACGTCTTCGCGAGGTCGAGCGCCTGTTCGACCGCCCCCTCGACTGCTGCGCTCCCGTCGGTCGGGACGAGAATCCGCTCGTACATACGAATATTGACACGTCGTGGTCGCTTGGTTCCGACGGTGGTTCTCACAGGACAGGATTCTGCAGCGGTCGGCTCCGTGCCACACGTCTCGTGACGCTTCGGCACGTCGCCGGTGGAGTAATCTGACTGTATCGTGACGACTCGATTAATCCGTCACGAGTCGTCTCTCTGGTATGGCTATCGTAGCACAAATCGAACAGGAGATCGTATCGCAAGTGGGCGAGTGGGACGGCGTCGAAGTCGTCGAGAAACAGCGCGGGGCGACGGAGTTCCGCCTCGGTGAGGAGGACTTCGGCCACATCGACGACGACGGGTCACTCGACCTGCCGCTGTCGACAGCGCTTCGGTCGGCGTTGGTCGACGCCGGGCGGACGGAACCGCACCCAGTGTACAAGCGGACCGGATGGACGACCTACTGGATCGACGGCGAGGACGACGTCGACGAGGCGGTGGAACTCCTCCGGTTGGCGTACGTCTACTACGCGTTCAAGGCCGCCAAGCGCACCGGCGACGACAGCCGGGTGGCAGACATCGACATCGACGTCGAACTCGCGTCGGTTGGGGCCGACGAGGCGGTTCGCGACGCGATGATGAAGGTCGT harbors:
- a CDS encoding DUF7269 family protein, which encodes MRATAIVGAVAVVFGFVVVVQRGIAGLFDLTYVFVTGAGVLALVQGIRYANDARSTDARASETGDPEDRYEVPVPGDEDDELVSAKGLSRSSIKRRREFHRHLHRVAAETLRSRGDYTADEVEAAVDGGTWTDDPVAGWFLGTDVPPPPAARVRSLIGSDVEFRFGVRRSVDALAAARDQDRPGRDDDTSDRYGTGRRTTARHAVEAARAAGRQRIDAVRDTLEEVRR
- a CDS encoding universal stress protein, whose protein sequence is MYERILVPTDGSAAVEGAVEQALDLAKTFNATLHALAVVEPVYTVNEGFGSMYDTLESDAKESVEAIAERGESAGVTVETAVRSGMIHREILEYAEDADIDLIVMGTHGRTGLERYLLGSVTARVVRLADVPVLTVGAPKSE
- a CDS encoding zinc-dependent alcohol dehydrogenase → MARTVYFTAPYEVAVRETSVSDPDPDELVVEASVSAISPGTELLLYRGEVSPETAADETLESLGGSFSYPFPYGYATVGTVTGIGDDVDPEWRGETVLAFHPHASEFTVGVDAVCRVPDGISPEQAVFLPNVETAVTLVHDGEPALGERAVVVGQGVIGLLTTAILSTFPLEELVTVEIHDSRRELSTALGADRSVSPSTTDLADLFDPSTDSFTGAARDTAAEPGRADLTYELSGNPAALDDAIAATGYDGRVVVGSWYGTKPVTLSLDDRFHRSRIDLRASQVSTLAPERRGRWSVSRRLQTAWRRLRDIETERLVTHRLPVSEAPEAYDILDDDPASAVQVLLTY
- a CDS encoding DUF4129 domain-containing protein, whose product is MDRRTLATAALALLAVLALGVAAATLDSATTTTPSGGFGAGTVPDDAGVGQDDDGMLDLGGDEPSGEARLSLRVCVEFLTRPLVQAVLLLGVAGFLLAMYRTTESWLISGMFVASALFPLGVLYLVLISCGSDPSQLALGIGDSMSENATFLPGGGGSSGSNAAGEAVSTPTLLVGLLLVVAIIGSVLLLFVSTGDDDEMLADDPPEPPQAEVRHEVGVRAGQAADRLESDADLDNEVYRAWREMTAALPVENPHSTTPAEFAAAAVDAGMDREDVTALTDVFEAVRYGGEPATSEREREAINALRRIEAAYAGDGLGDDDTDESGRDRGPRWGDTR
- a CDS encoding sensor histidine kinase, with product MSEGVQGTQTAHGIGGQTERCESFRHLHAATRRMMSAESASAVAAVAVEAGRDVLGFELNGVRLVRQRPTRLVPVAYDDGVVDVAGDLGEYRHGECVHWDALDAGEPVVYQDLSELDADGDLSGEGSMLVCPLGDHGVLTVGTLDENAIDDEAVAAAQVLATNTEAALDRAERERRLQRERERLDRFAGIVAHEFRNPVTIAAGHLEVAEDKHVGEADPHIDVSKRAVDRMDRLIDSLLEMVTGGEYIDETEQVSVTALAQDVWAVSPSLHGRLHCPDPVTVEADPHRLRTVLENLLGNAVANAASDVTVTVGTLDDRAGFFVADDGPGFDPLAPDRLFEYGATADAEGTGLGLAIVRDVAEAHGWRVRATLADDGGARVEFHTDPNYGE
- a CDS encoding luciferase family protein; this translates as MAIVAQIEQEIVSQVGEWDGVEVVEKQRGATEFRLGEEDFGHIDDDGSLDLPLSTALRSALVDAGRTEPHPVYKRTGWTTYWIDGEDDVDEAVELLRLAYVYYAFKAAKRTGDDSRVADIDIDVELASVGADEAVRDAMMKVVD